Below is a window of Planctomycetia bacterium DNA.
CGTAGCCGGGAAATTTGCAGTCTCCCTTGATCTCGTTGATTTTCATCAAGATCATCGGATCGAATCCCTCTTTCCGAAAGAGACGGCGACGTCACGACGTAGGGGTCGGCCGCGAAATGAAACGCGAGGCGCAGCGTCGAAACGGTTTTTCGACGCTGCGCCCGCGATGATGTCGAACGAAAACTTCCGCCCGAAGCTTACTTGATCAGCTTCCCGCCCTTGGAGTCGTAGCTTTCGACCGAGCCCGGGAGACCAGGTCCGTCGTCGCCGGTGTCTTTGACCCACGGACGGCTTTGGACGTGATCCCAGCAGCACTCTTGTTGCTTGGTGAAGATCTTGCCGTCGGTCGTGGCGAAATAGGTGAAGGCGATCTTGTTGTACCACAGCGCGACGTCTTCGGTCGGGCGACCGTCGGCATCGCCGCTCATCGTCCAGCTCTTGATGAAGGTGTTGTGCAGCTTGAACATCAAGAACACGACGTTCCCTTGCTCTTCGCCGATCGTGATCGCTTCGACGAACTTGATTTCGACCGTGCCGACCGAGGAGCCGCTGATCGCCTTACGAGCCAAGAAGGTCGAGATCGCGTCCATGCTCTTGCTGATCGTGCACTCTTGCAACTCGCCGACGCCGAGCGTCACGTCCGCAGTGCCCGACTTGGCGCTGTCGGAAAGTTCGCGCTGCACGCCGAAGCTGAAGCTCTCGGCCGTGAAGTAGCCTTTCTTCTCGCCGGAATCGGAAGTGAATCCCGGGATCTGGCAGTCGCCCTTGTGGTTTTCGATAGTGATGAGAATCATCGTTAATCCTTTGCTGTACTAAAAGACCGATCGCTCGGATCCCGCTACCCTTAATAAACCGATTTCTCGACTCGCGCAACGGAATTAAAATAGAGTGTCGAAAAACATCTCGTCAACTTGCGGCGGCCCTCGGCGCTCGGATTTTTCCCGAACGCCGAGGTGCCGGCATTAACCCGCCGGAAGCTTCGACGTGAGTCGGAGCGAGACGGTGAGACCTTCCAATTGGTAGTGCGGACGAAGGAAGAACTTCGACGCGTAATAGCCGGGATTCGCCGGATCCGGCTCGACGACGACCTTCGCCTCGGCCAACGGACGACGAGCCTTATCTTCTTGGCTGGCAACGCCCGGGTTCGGTTCCACATAGCGGTTGATCCAGCTTTGCAGCCAGTTCGCCAGCGAAGTCTGATCTTGGAACGAGCCGATTTTGTCTCGCACCATGCACTTCAGATAGTGCGCGAAACGGCAAGTGGCGAACAAGTACGGCAGCCGGGCCGAAAGCTGAGCGTTGGCCGAAGCATCCGGGTTGTCGTATTCCTGCGGCTTCTGCAACGACTGCGCGCCGATGAAGGCCGCGAAATCGCTGTTCTTCTTGTGGATCAAAGGCATGAACCCGGCCTTCGCTAGTTCCGCTTCGCGACGATCGGCGATCGCGATTTCCGTCGGGCACTTCATATCGACGCCGCCGTCGTCGGACGGGAACGTGTGCGTCGGCAAGCCTTCGACCGCTCCGCCCGACTCGATGCCGCGAATCGTCGTACACCAGCCGTAGAGTTTGAACGCGCGGGTAATGTTCGTCGCCATCGCATAGGCGGCGTTCGTCCAACAATACTTCGAGTGATCGCCCCCTTCGGTCTCTTCTTCGAAGTTGAACTCTTCGACAGGGCTGGTCTTCGAACCGTACGGCACGCGCGATAAGAACCGCGGCATGCACAGGCCGAGGTAGCGCGCGTCGTCCGACTCGCGCAGCGAGCGCCACGAGGCATACTCGGCCGTCGAGAAGATCTTCGTCAGATCGCGCGGGTTGCTAAGCTCTTGCCAGCTTTCCATCTGCATCACGCTCGGTGCGGCGCCGGTGATCATCGGCGTATGCGCGGCCGCGCAAACCTGCATCATTTCGGTCAGCAAAGCGACGTCGGGCGGGCTGTGGTCGAAGTGGTAATCGGCCGTGAGGCAGCCGTAGGGCTCGCCGCCGAACTGGCCGT
It encodes the following:
- a CDS encoding type VI secretion system tube protein Hcp, with protein sequence MILITIENHKGDCQIPGFTSDSGEKKGYFTAESFSFGVQRELSDSAKSGTADVTLGVGELQECTISKSMDAISTFLARKAISGSSVGTVEIKFVEAITIGEEQGNVVFLMFKLHNTFIKSWTMSGDADGRPTEDVALWYNKIAFTYFATTDGKIFTKQQECCWDHVQSRPWVKDTGDDGPGLPGSVESYDSKGGKLIK
- the tssC gene encoding type VI secretion system contractile sheath large subunit; the encoded protein is MSTDANQAVGQTTTTTTTETSEFSSLLSKEFKPQSTQAKEAIENAVKTLAQQALEKSGVVSDDAIASITAMIAAIDKKLTEQVNLVLHHADFQQLESAWRGLHHLVTNTETDELLKIKVFNISKKELGKTMKKFKGTAWDQSPIFKRVYEEEYGQFGGEPYGCLTADYHFDHSPPDVALLTEMMQVCAAAHTPMITGAAPSVMQMESWQELSNPRDLTKIFSTAEYASWRSLRESDDARYLGLCMPRFLSRVPYGSKTSPVEEFNFEEETEGGDHSKYCWTNAAYAMATNITRAFKLYGWCTTIRGIESGGAVEGLPTHTFPSDDGGVDMKCPTEIAIADRREAELAKAGFMPLIHKKNSDFAAFIGAQSLQKPQEYDNPDASANAQLSARLPYLFATCRFAHYLKCMVRDKIGSFQDQTSLANWLQSWINRYVEPNPGVASQEDKARRPLAEAKVVVEPDPANPGYYASKFFLRPHYQLEGLTVSLRLTSKLPAG